Proteins encoded by one window of Nitrospiraceae bacterium:
- a CDS encoding zinc-binding dehydrogenase, translating into MKATLILKPGKLEFSEVKTPKPSKGELLVKVKAALTCGTDLKAYRQGHHVIPMPGLFGHEFSGIVAEAGRGVKSFKKGDEIMAVHSAPCLKCIYCKKKLYNLCENIMDTKVLGAFAEYVLLPSHIVKQNVFHKPKNLSFEQAVFLEPLSCVVHGMYGKYIRKNDTALVLGAGPIGLLHLILLKDKGVNVIVAGLEKERLNLAKKLGAKLAVMPDKLQAAVKKITKGLGVDYVFECTGQPDVWQSSVEHLRRGGTAVMFGGCKSGTTVTYDTGRLHYDEITIKGVFHFTPSDVKEAYKILKMGKMPIKKLISGRYPLKHTEKAFKNLSEGRGIKYLIIP; encoded by the coding sequence TTGAAGGCAACCTTAATTCTAAAGCCTGGCAAACTTGAGTTCTCTGAGGTTAAGACCCCAAAACCGTCTAAGGGAGAACTTCTTGTAAAAGTTAAAGCAGCGCTTACCTGCGGCACAGATCTGAAAGCGTACAGACAAGGTCATCATGTTATTCCTATGCCAGGATTATTCGGGCATGAGTTTTCAGGTATAGTTGCTGAGGCAGGCAGAGGAGTGAAGAGTTTTAAAAAAGGCGATGAGATTATGGCTGTTCACAGCGCACCCTGCCTAAAATGCATTTACTGTAAAAAGAAGCTCTATAATCTCTGCGAAAATATAATGGATACAAAAGTTCTCGGGGCATTTGCAGAATATGTTCTTCTTCCTTCGCATATAGTAAAACAGAATGTCTTTCATAAACCCAAGAATCTTAGTTTTGAACAGGCTGTGTTCCTAGAGCCTCTGTCCTGTGTTGTCCATGGTATGTATGGTAAGTATATTAGAAAAAATGATACGGCCCTTGTTTTAGGCGCTGGGCCTATAGGTCTTCTCCATCTTATTCTCTTGAAAGACAAGGGAGTTAATGTAATTGTTGCTGGATTAGAAAAGGAAAGATTGAATTTGGCAAAAAAACTAGGGGCAAAACTTGCTGTTATGCCTGATAAACTTCAAGCAGCTGTTAAAAAAATTACTAAAGGTCTTGGTGTTGATTATGTTTTTGAATGCACTGGACAGCCTGATGTATGGCAGTCTTCTGTTGAGCATCTAAGAAGGGGAGGCACTGCTGTTATGTTTGGCGGCTGTAAATCGGGGACTACTGTTACTTATGACACGGGCAGGCTTCATTATGATGAGATTACGATTAAAGGTGTTTTTCACTTTACTCCATCGGATGTTAAAGAGGCTTATAAAATATTAAAGATGGGGAAGATGCCAATCAAAAAACTTATTTCAGGCAGGTACCCTCTAAAGCATACAGAAAAGGCATTTAAAAACCTGTCTGAAGGCAGAGGTATTAAATATTTAATCATCCCTTAA
- the folD gene encoding bifunctional methylenetetrahydrofolate dehydrogenase/methenyltetrahydrofolate cyclohydrolase FolD yields MSAQLIDGKKVAADIRESLKKDIADMKTKGMQPGLAVILVGENPASKKYVASKEKACEDIGIRSFTYKLADTTKQEELIKLIDNLNSDKNIHGILVQLPLPKNLDEKEVMYKISPAKDVDGFGPESLGRLVMDEPGFVACTPHGAIKMLEAYGIDPKGKKAVIIGRSVIVGKPLALLLLRKNATVTICHSKTATLKEECLSADILCVAIGKAKTVTGDMVKKGATVIDIGINVTPEGKIVGDVDFESAKERAAFITPVPGGAGPMTIAMLMYNTVLSAKMAAGMKIEI; encoded by the coding sequence ATGTCAGCACAATTGATTGACGGAAAGAAAGTAGCGGCAGATATAAGAGAGTCCCTTAAAAAAGATATTGCAGATATGAAAACAAAGGGGATGCAGCCCGGACTGGCTGTTATATTGGTTGGGGAAAATCCTGCATCAAAAAAATATGTTGCTTCAAAGGAAAAAGCTTGTGAGGATATTGGCATAAGAAGCTTTACATATAAGCTTGCTGATACAACAAAACAGGAAGAACTGATAAAGCTTATAGATAATCTGAATTCTGACAAAAACATTCACGGAATATTAGTACAGCTTCCTCTTCCAAAAAATCTGGATGAAAAAGAGGTGATGTATAAAATATCACCTGCTAAAGATGTAGATGGATTTGGGCCTGAATCTCTAGGCAGACTTGTTATGGATGAGCCTGGTTTTGTTGCCTGCACTCCTCATGGCGCAATAAAAATGCTTGAGGCATACGGAATTGACCCGAAAGGCAAAAAGGCTGTTATTATCGGAAGAAGCGTTATTGTCGGCAAGCCGTTAGCTCTGCTTCTTCTAAGAAAAAATGCAACAGTCACTATCTGCCACAGCAAGACTGCGACTCTAAAAGAAGAATGCCTTAGCGCTGATATTCTTTGTGTTGCGATCGGAAAGGCTAAGACAGTAACCGGCGATATGGTCAAGAAGGGCGCAACTGTAATAGATATTGGGATAAATGTTACTCCTGAAGGCAAGATCGTTGGTGATGTTGATTTTGAATCGGCAAAAGAACGCGCAGCTTTTATCACCCCGGTGCCAGGCGGAGCAGGACCTATGACAATAGCGATGCTTATGTATAACACTGTTCTGTCTGCAAAGATGGCTGCTGGAATGAAGATAGAAATATAA
- the folE gene encoding GTP cyclohydrolase I FolE, with amino-acid sequence MDIKKIEKGVRLILEGVGENPDRAGLKDTPLRVAKMYEEIFSGLETPTEEILKHIEGESHDEMVLLKDIPFYSVCEHHLLPFIGKAHVAYIPSSGKIAGIGELARAVEVLAKRPQVQERLTAQLADLLMEKLKPKGAMVIIDAEHLCLSMRGLKKPGARTVTSAVRGIFRTKESTREELLELIKRRD; translated from the coding sequence GTGGATATAAAAAAGATAGAAAAAGGCGTCAGGCTTATCCTTGAAGGAGTCGGCGAAAATCCGGACAGGGCAGGGCTGAAAGATACGCCTTTGCGTGTTGCAAAGATGTACGAAGAGATTTTCTCAGGCCTTGAAACGCCAACAGAAGAGATTCTAAAACACATCGAAGGCGAGAGCCACGATGAGATGGTTTTGTTAAAAGATATTCCATTCTATTCTGTATGTGAACATCATCTTTTGCCTTTTATAGGAAAGGCACATGTTGCATATATACCAAGTTCTGGAAAGATCGCAGGGATTGGCGAACTTGCAAGGGCGGTCGAAGTGCTGGCAAAAAGACCGCAGGTTCAGGAGCGTCTTACTGCTCAGCTTGCAGATCTTTTAATGGAAAAACTAAAGCCAAAAGGTGCAATGGTTATAATTGATGCAGAACATCTGTGTCTTAGCATGCGCGGTCTTAAAAAGCCGGGCGCAAGGACAGTGACATCTGCTGTCAGGGGCATATTCAGAACAAAGGAATCAACAAGAGAAGAGCTTCTGGAATTAATCAAGCGCAGAGATTGA
- a CDS encoding 5-formyltetrahydrofolate cyclo-ligase gives MDNNKNEIRQHALKKRDAIPAEVRKAKSAMIAEQTKSLSEFKDARTLSIYASFRSEVETIEMIKSLLGSKHVALPKVDNELKKLKLYEVKNIGELALGAIGILEPDVTEDRLIEAGDIDLFIVPGAAFDINGYRIGYGGGYYDKLLSKAKKDCSFIALGFEEQIIANIPFEIHDIKMHKIVTDNRFINCAKS, from the coding sequence ATGGATAACAACAAGAATGAGATTCGCCAGCATGCGCTTAAAAAAAGAGATGCAATCCCAGCAGAAGTAAGAAAAGCAAAGTCAGCCATGATAGCAGAACAGACTAAGAGCCTCTCTGAATTCAAGGATGCAAGGACACTGTCTATTTACGCATCTTTCAGAAGTGAAGTAGAGACAATCGAGATGATCAAGTCATTGCTGGGCAGTAAGCATGTTGCACTCCCAAAGGTTGATAATGAACTCAAAAAATTAAAACTCTACGAAGTAAAAAATATTGGTGAGCTTGCACTGGGTGCTATAGGGATACTTGAACCCGATGTAACAGAAGACAGATTGATAGAGGCGGGCGACATAGACCTTTTTATTGTTCCCGGAGCTGCATTTGATATTAATGGTTACAGGATTGGTTATGGCGGAGGTTATTATGACAAGCTTTTATCAAAAGCAAAAAAAGATTGTTCATTTATAGCGCTTGGATTTGAAGAACAGATTATTGCGAACATCCCCTTCGAAATTCACGATATTAAGATGCATAAAATTGTCACTGACAATCGATTTATTAATTGTGCAAAATCTTAG
- a CDS encoding AAA family ATPase: MKISVTGKGGVGKTTLSAVLSYLFALEGRRVIAVDADPDANLASAFGIDKDIAAKIKPITDIQGLIEERTGAKPGTSGGVFKINPKVDDIPEEYGYKIDPKILLLRTGKSKDASSGCYCPENIFLRRLLKYLVTERDEVVIVDMEAGIEHLTRGTAEAVDAFIVVVEPGQRSIQTAGIVKDMAKTLGVKEVFVVANKVRNAEDIDFIKNGIKDIKFLGHINFNNSIMEADIKGIAPYKNSTEILNEVKNIKDKISSILNG; encoded by the coding sequence ATGAAAATTTCAGTAACAGGAAAAGGCGGTGTAGGCAAGACAACTCTTTCTGCTGTCTTGTCATATCTTTTTGCTTTAGAAGGCAGAAGGGTTATTGCTGTTGATGCAGACCCTGATGCCAATCTGGCATCAGCATTTGGCATAGACAAGGATATTGCAGCAAAAATAAAACCGATAACTGACATCCAAGGTTTGATCGAAGAGAGGACCGGAGCAAAACCCGGGACATCAGGCGGAGTTTTTAAGATTAATCCAAAAGTAGATGACATTCCTGAGGAGTATGGTTATAAAATTGATCCTAAGATATTGCTTCTTAGAACAGGAAAATCAAAGGATGCATCATCAGGCTGCTATTGCCCTGAGAATATTTTTTTAAGGCGGCTTCTCAAGTATCTGGTAACTGAGAGAGATGAGGTTGTGATTGTTGATATGGAGGCAGGGATTGAACATCTCACACGCGGTACAGCAGAGGCAGTGGACGCATTCATAGTTGTTGTCGAGCCCGGGCAGAGAAGCATTCAGACAGCAGGGATTGTAAAAGACATGGCAAAGACACTTGGAGTAAAAGAGGTTTTTGTTGTTGCTAATAAAGTCAGGAATGCAGAGGATATTGATTTTATAAAGAATGGAATAAAAGACATAAAATTTCTTGGTCATATCAATTTCAACAATTCGATAATGGAGGCTGATATCAAAGGAATAGCGCCGTACAAAAATTCTACCGAGATTTTGAATGAGGTAAAAAATATTAAGGATAAGATTTCTAGCATATTAAATGGATAA
- a CDS encoding acetylornithine transaminase: METKKFIDESAEFIMNTYNRFPIVLRKGRGIKVWDTEGKEYLDFIGGIAVNILGHCHPKIVIALQKQTQRLMHVSNLYHIEPQIKLAKLLVSHSFADKVFFCNSGAEANEAAIKLARKYAKEHLGKDKFEIITALNSFHGRTLATVAATGQEKFQKGFEPLMPGFQYVPFNDIDALKKAVNGKTCAVMLEPVQGEGGIKIPDLDYLKNVRELCDKNNILLIFDEVQTGIGRTGKLFAYENFNVIPDIMTLAKGLGNGFPIGAMLATDKIASAFVPGSHASTFGGNPLACTAAIATIETLLEDGFLLDQCKRMGEYMKNEFRKFHEEFPNLIVDVRGMGLLIGIEFTRDCAEIVKACLTKGLLINCTAGNVLRFAPPLIVQEKDIDAMTDILGEILSSLH, encoded by the coding sequence ATGGAAACCAAAAAATTTATTGATGAGTCAGCCGAGTTTATAATGAACACCTACAACAGGTTTCCGATTGTACTGCGTAAAGGCCGCGGCATAAAAGTATGGGACACCGAAGGCAAAGAATATCTGGATTTTATCGGTGGAATTGCAGTCAACATACTCGGACACTGCCATCCTAAAATAGTTATTGCATTACAGAAACAGACACAGAGGCTGATGCATGTCTCGAATCTCTATCATATAGAACCCCAGATAAAACTTGCAAAACTCCTCGTTAGCCATTCTTTTGCAGACAAGGTTTTTTTCTGCAATTCTGGAGCAGAGGCTAATGAGGCGGCAATAAAATTAGCGCGTAAATATGCCAAGGAACATCTTGGAAAAGATAAGTTTGAAATAATAACAGCGCTCAATTCTTTCCATGGACGCACACTGGCAACAGTTGCAGCAACCGGGCAGGAGAAGTTCCAGAAAGGTTTCGAGCCTTTGATGCCCGGATTTCAATATGTGCCTTTTAATGATATAGATGCGCTTAAAAAAGCTGTAAATGGAAAGACATGTGCTGTGATGCTTGAGCCTGTTCAGGGTGAAGGAGGAATAAAGATCCCTGATCTGGATTATCTTAAAAATGTACGTGAACTTTGTGACAAGAATAATATTCTACTGATATTCGATGAGGTTCAAACAGGCATTGGCCGCACAGGGAAACTTTTTGCTTACGAAAATTTTAATGTCATTCCTGACATAATGACACTTGCCAAAGGTCTGGGCAACGGATTCCCTATTGGCGCAATGCTTGCAACCGACAAGATTGCTTCAGCATTTGTGCCGGGATCTCATGCATCAACATTCGGAGGAAATCCGCTTGCATGCACTGCTGCAATCGCAACCATCGAAACACTTCTTGAAGACGGATTTCTTCTTGACCAGTGCAAGAGGATGGGTGAATACATGAAAAATGAATTCAGGAAATTTCATGAAGAATTCCCTAATCTCATAGTCGATGTAAGAGGCATGGGACTTCTCATTGGAATTGAGTTCACAAGGGATTGTGCAGAGATTGTTAAAGCATGTCTGACAAAAGGACTGCTGATAAATTGCACAGCAGGCAATGTGCTTCGCTTTGCTCCGCCATTAATCGTTCAGGAAAAAGATATAGATGCTATGACCGACATACTCGGGGAGATATTAAGCAGTCTGCATTAA